The Plasmodium cynomolgi strain B DNA, scaffold: 0357, whole genome shotgun sequence region ACATGTGAATTTATTGGTCTTCATATCATTACAATTTGTAGGGTAATCCTCATATTTACTTTTATATGAATCTACACATtgtttgataaattttttacaagaacatttaataatatcattatctttgtttaatatttcttgAATAACATCAATattatgcataaatatgtataacatTACTAATTCTTCTGGTTGAAGCAAGTCTTCTATTGTTATTAATCCAGAACAATTAAGGGTAGCAATATTTCCatcatttattatattatctAATGCATCAAAAATACCCTTAATAGATTCCTTAGAAATTTTATGTTCctttatttcataatataaccaatataatatattagaACAGTGCTTAGAATGGTCCTTTGGTATATTACTATATTTTGCCACtttcaaatttcttaaaagttttctacaaatatttttgggTTGGTTTAAAAGATTATAGAAATCTGTATCGAAAACCTTgcaaaatagtaaaatatcATTATCTTCATTAACATTCACCTCATTATCTAAATTATATTTCTCCCAAATATACTTTAAGAAGGGAtccttaaaataaaattaaatatgtgtaaatatgtatataatttttttaaagaaaacaaatttgatgacaataaaaaattaataatataataacatttaatatgctatatgtaattatttttgcatattaataataaacataCATTCTTCTTCAACATAGAATCTCCCATTGCAAAAGattaatgaataatataacaattttttaaaataagtaaatgtgaatatatttatactaaAAAGTAATTAGCATAAAATCACATATGCTGAGTTTTTATGCAgaatgaatttaaaataaatctatatattaattagTAAATGTTCCCTAATTAATTTAAAGTATATTTTAAGACAGCACTATTTATGTAattcaattaaaaaattaattattatattattaaagaatatattatttagcatgatatatgaaaaaattatttaattactatataatttgtatggaaatattttaattatattatacaatactgaataatataatattattttgtaatttaaatatatcttttaatgcattatttAATACCTATATATAAGCATttacaataaataaaaattattactacACAAAAtcaattaatttgtttttatgatTTCTCTTAACTAttgaatttttctattaGGTTTACATTACATTatgttatataatattacatattttaatgacatataatatattattattacacaTGAAAAGAGtaagaaaatatacatacttCAGAATAATTGATTGATTATAGATACGATATtacttatttattatatatactcaagtatagaatatatatgttatcttatacttcttttaatttaaaatttattttttacaaagagtatacctttaaaatttatgcttaagtttaacaatatttctcattattttttcacatgaaGAAACCACAACTTTACGCTTTGATAATctattaaaagtaaaatttttttatcgagAATTAAATCTGATTTCTTgaatgtaattaattttacaaaaataaattaaatgaaatgcataataaaaagggatgtataattatattaatgcaaattttatataaaatgatttttgcaattagtctaaatgaaaaatttgttattaatgttattaaaaaattatttaaatgaatatatgaataatataacgTACATAAACATTCAacccatttttcatttagaatatatgtacattattttttttatgcatttttttttcatctaaTGATTgcaacaatattttttagataaaattaaaaagaaacataaatgattaaattttatttatcatatattttataatctaTAACTATTCTTTTGTTGTTTGAATAAAtcatgtaaaataaaa contains the following coding sequences:
- a CDS encoding hypothetical protein (putative) → MGDSMLKKNDPFLKYIWEKYNLDNEVNVNEDNDILLFCKVFDTDFYNLLNQPKNICRKLLRNLKVAKYSNIPKDHSKHCSNILYWLYYEIKEHKISKESIKGIFDALDNIINDGNIATLNCSGLITIEDLLQPEELVMLYIFMHNIDVIQEILNKDNDIIKCSCKKFIKQCVDSYKSKYEDYPTNCNDMKTNKFTCLAVNEFKTRYEGNLSDEKIKYSLPQLSSETPTDIIDCNPSEKIDLLP